In Candidatus Cloacimonadota bacterium, a single genomic region encodes these proteins:
- a CDS encoding deoxyhypusine synthase — MNKKELLKDVVKHIDIKSFDSTYIIDSMREMSFTSRDTAIATDILQMMIEEKECTNFLTLAGSTSAAGCMQVYVEMIKNKMIDVVVATGASIVDMDFFEALGFKHYKGSPFVDDNKLRDLYIDRIYDTYIDEEELQICDMKIKEIADSLEPRPYSSREFIWEMGKWLTKNSVKKDSLIQTAYENNVPIFCPAFSDSSAGFGLVKHQVENPDKHLSIDSVKDFLELTKIKIGAGTTGIFMIGGGVPKNFTQDTVVCAEILGFDVPMHKYAVQITVADSRDGACSSSTLKEASSWGKVNTTYEQMVFAEATSVLPLMVSCVYHKGSWKEREFKNWAVKLHDVKV, encoded by the coding sequence ATGAACAAAAAAGAACTATTGAAAGATGTAGTAAAACACATCGACATCAAATCGTTTGATTCTACATATATAATCGACTCGATGCGTGAAATGTCGTTCACCAGCCGTGATACAGCCATAGCTACCGATATTCTGCAAATGATGATAGAAGAAAAGGAGTGTACGAATTTCCTAACTTTGGCAGGCAGTACAAGCGCTGCCGGCTGCATGCAGGTTTACGTGGAAATGATCAAAAACAAAATGATCGATGTGGTGGTGGCAACCGGCGCTTCCATTGTGGATATGGATTTTTTTGAAGCGCTGGGTTTCAAACATTACAAAGGTTCGCCTTTTGTAGATGATAACAAACTGCGTGACTTATACATAGATCGAATTTATGATACTTATATCGATGAAGAAGAATTGCAGATCTGTGATATGAAGATCAAGGAAATTGCCGACAGCCTGGAACCGCGACCATATTCATCCCGCGAATTCATCTGGGAAATGGGAAAATGGCTGACAAAAAATTCCGTGAAAAAAGATTCTCTCATTCAAACAGCTTATGAGAACAACGTTCCCATCTTCTGCCCTGCTTTCAGCGACAGCAGTGCCGGATTCGGGCTCGTGAAACATCAGGTGGAAAATCCTGATAAACACCTTTCCATAGACTCTGTGAAAGATTTTCTGGAACTTACCAAGATCAAGATCGGGGCAGGAACGACCGGAATATTTATGATCGGTGGTGGCGTTCCCAAGAATTTTACTCAAGATACAGTAGTTTGTGCCGAGATTTTGGGGTTTGACGTTCCCATGCATAAATATGCAGTGCAGATAACGGTAGCTGACAGCCGTGATGGTGCCTGCTCCAGCTCCACTCTGAAGGAAGCTTCTTCCTGGGGAAAAGTGAACACAACTTATGAGCAGATGGTTTTTGCCGAAGCCACTTCTGTGCTGCCGCTGATGGTGAGCTGCGTTTATCATAAAGGAAGCTGGAAAGAACGAGAATTTAAGAATTGGGCTGTGAAACTGCATGATGTGAAAGTGTAG